A genomic stretch from Setaria italica strain Yugu1 chromosome VII, Setaria_italica_v2.0, whole genome shotgun sequence includes:
- the LOC101770478 gene encoding mediator of RNA polymerase II transcription subunit 30 — protein sequence MASEAARRRQELAAEGQRHLEETIAAAFQILVSMNDELCNAGLWSSSSVSAAAAAAAAAGPQHQHSATPPPPHSADSDAADGGGAPGPGGSLDEARHRYKSAVAALRASITAVSSCAQDIGSTESEADHAEIERLEERASALRKEIESKNKQVKLLMDQLRELITDISMWQSPCSV from the exons ATGGCCtccgaggcggcgcggcggcggcaggagctggcggcggaggggcagcGGCACCTGGAGGAGACCATCGCAGCGGCGTTCCAGATCCTCGTCTCCATGAACGACGAGCTCTGCAACGCTGGGCTCTGGTCCTCCTCCTCAgtctccgccgcggccgctgccgcggccgccgcaggGCCCCAGCACCAGCACTCCGctactccgccgccgccacactcTGCGGACTCCGACGCTGCCGACGGTGGGGGCGCGCCCGGCCCCGGCGGGTCTCTCGACGAGGCGAGGCACCGTTACAAGTCCGCCGTGGCGGCACTCCGGGCGTCCATTACCGCCGTTTCATCCTGCGCGCAG GACATAGGGTCAACAGAATCAGAAGCTGACCATGCTGAGATCGAGAGATTGGAAGAGCGTGCATCTGCTTTGAGAAAG GAAATTGAAAGCAAAAACAAACAGGTAAAGCTCCTCATGGATCAACTCCGGGAGTTAATAACAGACATATCAATGTGGCAGAGCCCTTGCTCAGTGTGA